The Impatiens glandulifera chromosome 3, dImpGla2.1, whole genome shotgun sequence genome contains a region encoding:
- the LOC124930067 gene encoding uncharacterized protein LOC124930067, which produces MELIKNRKNRQISFKRMKANLMKKASELHTLCDVDVSIITIPPNTDGEDEEQLESEIWPAAGSDKFLSQIEEFKKQSQEEKIKRTIEVDSYLEERCKKLEDEIIKQRKKNYDVVYPSWNHPYYNDLPEEKLLQIASDLEYKLHQSTNVFKLGSQQPDYHHHHHPSEFIPNITSNFHNNIVDNQYLLLDRQQPDNLFDNLIYDYDYDYYASTIPSNLMNIGRDDRFRTIDINNNMIHMLQNGYEEQQIGYYSGMMQNNNNTTQYQSLMDTTGSTMHYQYVPPSLSSSSSSSSIFNSGYSDTCGESQLLHPPPLLTQNHMDVNWNQYYCA; this is translated from the coding sequence ATGGAGCTTATAAAGAACAGAAAGAATCGTCAAATTAGTTTCAAGAGAATGAAGGCAAATCTGATGAAGAAGGCTTCCGAACTTCATACCTTATGTGACGTGGACGTTTCCATTATTACCATTCCACCGAACACCGACGGTGAAGACGAGGAGCAATTAGAGTCTGAGATCTGGCCAGCGGCGGGATCTGACAAGTTCCTTTCTCAAATCGAAGAATTCAAGAAACAATCGCAGGAGGAAAAGATAAAGAGGACAATCGAAGTCGATAGTTACTTAGAGGAGAGGTGCAAGAAACTCGAAGATGAGATTATTAAGCAAAGGAAGAAGAACTACGACGTCGTTTATCCAAGTTGGAATCATCCTTACTACAATGACTTGCCGGAAGAGAAACTTCTTCAAATCGCATCTGATCTTGAATATAAACTTCATCAATCTACCAATGTTTTCAAGCTTGGATCACAGCAACCtgattatcatcatcatcatcatccgtCTGAATTCATTCCTAATATCACATCGAATTTCCATAACAACATTGTTGATAATCAATATTTGTTGTTGGATCGACAACAACCGGATAATctatttgataatttgatttatgACTACGACTACGACTACTACGCCTCAACGATTCCGTCTAATTTGATGAATATCGGCAGAGACGACAGATTCAGAACGATCGacatcaataataatatgattcatATGCTGCAGAATGGTTACGAAGAACAACAAATTGGATATTACTCTGGAATGATGCAGAACAATAATAATACAACGCAATATCAATCTCTGATGGATACGACGGGATCTACGATGCACTATCAATATGTACCTCCGTCGTTatcgtcatcatcatcttcatcgtcGATCTTCAATAGTGGTTATTCTGACACCTGTGGTGAATCTCAATTATTGcatcctcctcctcttcttacGCAGAATCATATGGATGTTAATTGGAATCAGTACTACTGCGCTTAA